In one window of Aphidius gifuensis isolate YNYX2018 linkage group LG4, ASM1490517v1, whole genome shotgun sequence DNA:
- the LOC122855168 gene encoding serine-rich adhesin for platelets-like isoform X3, which translates to MYYWKTGGMAFALWLAILLAGLEYGNAEQRVVCYYTNWSVYRPGTAKYSPQNINPYLCTHLIYAFGGFTKENTLKPFDKYQDIEKGGYAKFTGLKTYNKNLKTMLAIGGWNEGSSRFSSMVADPNRRKELVKNSVKFLRQNHFDGLDLDWEYPSFRDGGKPRDKNNYADLVQELREEFERESSKTGRPRLLLSMAIPAGIEYLEKGYDLPKLNEYLDFFNLLSYDYHSAFEPSVNHHAPLYGLEEDNEYNFDAELTIDFTMNYLLKHDVSSDKIVLGIPTYGRSYTLINDESTEIGSPAEGPGEEGDATREKGYLAYYEICENIDKSNDWEVVQPNSKAMGPYAFKGNQWVGYDDENIVRIKALYAIEKKLGGIMFWSIDNDDFRGKCHGRPYPLIEAAKETLLTGNIKGNQSVQKTKTIVNQKKIKNQTNNKQTDDEEIVNRKSNSNQKKSNKIHPTRKRIVSRPNDNKAKSRDRGQIDQHDNSDSDEQVNDKSNKNHVKTRTRSRSSNRRKEQKKNEQAESSDSNKLTTPEPPTTPDPGSDFKCEDEGFFSHPRDCKKYFWCLDSGPGGLGVVAHAFTCPSGLVFNKAADSCDYPRNVICPKANTAATTTTTTTKAPTTRRTTTTTPESISNEEEEDDEELEDDDINTAEEIDDEVPVSTTSKPHQYKTINRSRPTTTSSTTTTDATTTTETQTITTIPSRILKTNEKEFNFEDEEDPRVIKELIDLIKKAGGLEQLEKQLNYQGKDKAEGNDKMTPATITRSLYERVLSRQATRFSGSFGVTSPRTTTTTKLNTVQNAPGNSQFEGLDDIPEVKSRRRIGKPQYVTIERQKTTTVYDNSDDEKEDTISDEKQQDNDDVASTDDSEISNLPDHIENQSSTKKVSPSYVNIRRSRPTTPANENDLDGRNESRDETPSKFLSQERYDNIESEDSISKEEEEEVMSKEQPVQKSRYKNTHNFRSTTLKSSESSVEDIKPVNESPIESTSLEPEISKNQFISIVQSTTIPTSSTEEFILTSMDSSEEKISVTEPSVQLVDNSVTEILLTTLPVLASTKSTTLFKSSTSPVNPSRPYGVSRRGRPTTTTSTTIQPSYTESSRTKVKQKSHELPTLKQLIGEFIYTDNNVAISNITAATSGTTSSPIYQNNNDLNDVPSVKLNEEKKLQISHDAKNYFSNKNNHGKKVPVKILGFGDSESDNNHQFAFLNLPDGVLIPNSKKNILRIQVLEQDDNEEDSGFNKIENYRVSKSRRLLNDSKPRKRGLRDNINTEETVKQNVSRRRVTSKIYTVENKDLNETSSTDDSITTLKPTKNSTTLTTAMRINRGFFVTKNIDEITMITMAPTTIDSLNLSSNFVTTEIPYTSESIINDELNFTTKFDDLTTKKTSAGSTLESSDDMKTTTNFAETDEASTISTTRRDQVTDVPLETLMMKYFDETTITPSSQENNVIISSEKSTEFPTNESLEKLSSITTEKNSADDKTTMIFETTTTAMPSSKFTNEEISIIKTTELSSNADNELNSLHHDQIKIEKSTEIPTTAEPTEMATSNVSTMLVTKKIDTSTTTEINQIKTLIDIKEGESSTTESGSSTSTHIEQSQINIGSRSRSRGRVRFQEGPKIKDTSRSQRPSSRQSFRQRSSLSKTPNNTNQTIEIPVLIQESSPIKQVNNSTKKISFHNKRRNSTSRSRVQTSSTTMQSFTTDISQLDINNNTKSKEDNAPIDDQNIAESSYSEGVIIQEIPTFIKNNRVLLRRPASLIRPSASPIKIGHTLDERFSSRIDARKTDKYFDENSRVQELADPSTVTSTFQTGKDTSTRERDDQKSQFIETIFVPTEPTIIMRTTTSSPKPIRQRQKTIDAFDKINQPLKPRQAAIIDYDYYVDEDSKLSLKPELKNKIYITPVGRIGCLDQGTFAHPTSCKKFITCTQMANKKITPTEYTCPANLSFDPVGGICNWSAGIGCNNH; encoded by the exons atgtattattgg aAAACTGGAGGAATGGCGTTTGCTCTTTGGCTAGCAATCTTGTTGGCTGGCCTTGAATATG GCAACGCTGAGCAAAGAGTGGTTTGTTATTATACAAATTGGTCAGTATACAGACCTGGAACAGCAAAATATTCACCACAAAATATTAATCCATATTTATGCACACATCTTATTTATGCATTTGGTGGTTTTACTAAAGAAAATACACTAAAAccatttgataaatatcaagatattgaaaaag GTGGTTATGCAAAGTTTACTGGTCTcaaaacatataataaaaatttaaaaacaatgctAGCAATTGGCGGTTGGAATGAAGGTTCAAGTAGATTTTCATCAATGGTTGCTGATCCAAATCGTCGTAAAGAACTTGTTAAAAATTCCGTAAAATTTTTACGACAAAATCATTTTGATGGTCTTGATCTTGATTGGGAATATCCATCATTTAGAGATGGAGGAAAACcaagagataaaaataattatgctgATCTTGTACAAGAACTTCGTGAAGAATTTGAACGTGAATCATCAAAAACTGGTAGACCAAGATTATTACTATCAATGGCAATACCAGCTGGAATTGAATATCTTGAAAAAGGATATGATTtaccaaaattaaatgaatatttagatttttttaatttactatcaTATGATTATCATTCAGCATTTGAACCATCAGTTAATCATCATGCTCCATTATATGGTTTGGAAGAAGATAACGAGTATAATTTTGATGCTGAATTGACAATTGATTttacaatgaattatttattaaaacatgaTGTATCATCAGATAAAATTGTATTGGGTATACCAACATATGGTAGATCATAtacattaataaatgatgaatcaaCTGAAATTGGTTCACCAGCTGAAGGACCAGGTGAAGAAGGTGATGCAACAAGAGAAAAAGGTTATCTTGCTTATTATGAAATAtgtgaaaatattgataaatcaaatgattGGGAAGTTGTACAGCCAAATTCAAAAGCCATGGGACCATATGCATTTAAAGGTAATCAATGGGTTGgttatgatgatgaaaatattgtacGTATTAAAGCATTATatgctattgaaaaaaaacttggtggTATTATGTTTTGGtcaattgataatgatgattttcgTGGTAAATGTCATGGTAGACCATATCCACTTATTGAAGCTGCTAAAGAAACATTATTAACTGGTAATATTAAAGGTAATCAATCAgttcaaaaaactaaaacaattgttaatcaaaaaaaaattaaaaatcaaacaaataataaacagactgatgatgaagaaattgTAAATCGTAAATCAAATTCAAATCAAAAGAAATCTAATAAAATTCATCcaacaagaaaaagaattgTATCAAGaccaaatgataataaagctAAATCACGTGATAGAGGTCAAATTGATCAACATGATAATTCTGATAGTGATGAACAAGTCAATGataagtcaaataaaaatcatgtaaaAACAAGAACAAGAAGTCGTTCAAGTAATCGTAGAaaagaacagaaaaaaaatgaacaagcTGAGTCATCAGatagtaataaattaacaactcCAGAACCACCAACAACACCTGATCCTGGAAgtg ATTTCAAATGTGAAGATGAAGGATTTTTTTCACATCCTCgagattgtaaaaaatatttttggtgTTTAGATAGTGGTCCTGGAGGTTTAGGTGTTGTTGCACATGCATTTACTTGTCCATcag gacTTGTTTTTAACAAGGCAGCAGATTCTTGTGATTATCCAAGAAATGTTATATGCCCCAAGGCCAATACTGCAGCgacaacaacgacaacaacaacaaaagcaCCAACAACACGTcgtacaacaacaacaacacctgAATCAATATCAaacgaagaagaagaagatgatgaagaactTGAAGACGATGATATTAATACTGCTGaagaaattgatgatgaagttCCTGTAAGTACAACATCAAAGCCACATCAGTATAAAACAATCAATCGAAGTAgaccaacaacaacatcatctaCAACAACTACAgatgcaacaacaacaacagagaCTCAAACAATCACTACAATTCCATcaagaatattaaaaacaaatgaaaaagaatttaattttgaggaTGAAGAAGATCCACGTGTTattaaagaattaattgatttaataaaaaaagctggTGGTTTAgaacaattagaaaaacaattaaattatcaaggtAAAGATAAAGCTGAAGGTAATGATAAAATGACACCAGCAACAATAACAAGAAGTTTATATGAACGAGTATTAAGTCGTCAAGCAACAAGATTTAGTGGTAGTTTTGGTGTAACAAGTccaagaacaacaacaacaacaaaattaaatacagtACAAAATGCTCCAGGTAATTCACAATTTGAAGGTCTTGATGATATACCTGAAGTTAAAAGTCGAAGAAGAATTGGTAAACCACAATATGTTACAATTGAACgtcaaaaaacaacaactgtATATGATAattctgatgatgaaaaagaagatACAATATCTGATGAAAAACAacaagataatgatgatgttgcaTCTACTGATGACAGTGAGATCAGCAATTTACCAGACCATATTGAGAATCAATCATCAACTAAAAAAGTATCTCCAAGTTATGTTAATATACGACGTTCAAGGCCAACAACACCTGc aAATGAAAATGATCTTGATGGTAGAAATGAATCTAGGGATGAGACTCCATCGAAATTTTTAAGCCAAGAAAGATACgacaa cattGAAAGTGAGGATAGTATCTcgaaagaagaagaagaagaagttaTGTCAAAGGAACAACCTGTTCAGAAATCTAG gtacAAAAATACCCATAATTTTAGAAGCACAACATTAAAATCCAGTGAGTCTTCAGTTGAGGATATAAAACCAGTCAACGAGTCTCCAATTGAGTCAACATCTTTGGAGCctgaaatttcgaaaaatcaatttatttcaattgtacaatcaacaacaattCCCACATCTTCAACAGAAGAATTTATACTAACTTCAATGGATTCatctgaagaaaaaatatcagtaactGAGCCATCAGTTCAACTTGTTGATAATTCAGTAActgaaattttattgacaactCTTCCAGTTCTTGCAAgtacaaaatcaacaacattatttaaatcatcaacaagCCCAGTAAATCCATCACGACCATATGGAGTATCAAGAAGAGGAcgaccaacaacaacaacgagtACAACAATCCAGCCAAGTTATACAGAATCAAGTAGAACAAAG gtCAAGCAGAAAAGTCATGAACTACCAACACTCAAGCAGCTGAttggtgaatttatttatactgatAATAATGTGGCAATAAGTAACATTACTGCTGCTACTTCTGGCACAACAAGTTCaccaatttatcaaaataataatgacctGAATGACGTACCTagtgttaaattaaatgaagaaaaaaaattacaaatatcacATGatgctaaaaattatttttcaaataaaaataatcatggtAAAAAAGTACCAGTTAAAATTCTTGGTTTTGGAGATTCTGAAAgtgataataatcatcaatttgcatttttaaatttaccagaTGGTGTTTTAATAccaaatagtaaaaaaaatatactgagAATTCAAGTTCTTGAGCAAGATGATAATGAAGAAGATAGtggttttaataaaattgaaaattatagaGTATCAAAAAGTCGTAGACTTTTGAATGATTCAAAGCCAAGAAAACGAGGATTAagagataatattaatacggAAGAGACTGTAAAACAAAATGTATCAAGAAGAAGAGTaacttcaaaaatttatactgttgaaaataaagatttGAATGAAACATCATCAACTGATGATTCAATCACAACATTAAAACCAACGAAAAATTCCACAACTTTGACAACAGCTATGAGAATTAATAGAGGATTTTttgttacaaaaaatattgatgaaataacAATGATTACAATGGCACCAACAACAAttgattcattaaatttatcaagtaattttgTAACCACTGAAATTCCATACACATCTGAGAGTATTatcaatgatgaattaaattttacaactaaatttgatgatttaacaactaaaaaaacaagtgCTGGATCAACTCTTGAATCATCTGATGATATGAAgacaacaacaaattttgCTGAGACTGATGAAGCATCGACAATATCAACAACTCGTCGTGATCAAGTAACAGATGTTCCTTTGGAGacattgatgatgaaatattttgatgaaacaACAATTACACCATCAtcacaagaaaataatgtaattatttcaTCAGAAAAATCAACAGAATTTCCAACAAACGAaagtttagaaaaattatcaagcaTTACGACTGAGAAAAATAGTGCTGATGATAAAACCACAATGATAtttgaaacaacaacaacagctatgccttcaagtaaatttacaaatgaagaaatatcaattataaaaacaacagaACTTTCTAGTAATGctgataatgaattaaatagtCTTCATCatgatcaaattaaaatagaaaaaagtacAGAAATTCCCACGACAGCTGAGCCAACAGAAATGGCAACATCCAATGTTAGTACAATGTTGGttaccaaaaaaattgatacatcAACGACAAcagaaataaatcaaataaaaactttaattgATATCAAAGAAGGAGAATCAAGTACCACTGAAAGTGGTTCATCAACTTCAACACATATTGAACAgtctcaaataaatattggatCTCGTTCTCGTTCACGTGGAAGAGTAAGGTTCCAAGAAGGaccaaaaattaaagataCATCTCGTTCACAAAGACCATCATCTAGACAATCATTTCGTCAACGTTCATCACTATCAAAAACTCCAAACAATACAAatcaaacaattgaaattCCTGTATTAATCCAAGAATCATCACCAAttaaacaagtaaataattcaactaaaaaaatatcttttcatAATAAACGTCGTAATTCTACCTCACGTAGTCGAGTGCAAACGTCTTCTACAACCATGCAAAGTTTCACAACTGATATTTCACAATTGgatataaacaacaatacaAAAAGTAAAGAAGATAATGCACCAATTGATGATCAGAACATCGCAGAAAGCAGTTATTCCGAAGGAGTTATTATACAGGAG atTCCAacattcatcaaaaataatcgAGTATTGTTAAGAAGACCAGCTTCATTAATTAGACCATCAGCATCACCAATTAAAa TTGGTCACACTTTGGATGAGCGTTTCTCCAGTAGAATTGATGCACGTAAaacagataaatattttgatgaaaatagtCGTGTTCAAGAGCTTGCTGATCCATCAACAGTCACCTCCACATTCCAAAcag GTAAAGATACATCAACAAGAGAGAGAGATGATCAAAAATCCCaatttattgaaacaatatttGTGCCAACTGAACCAACAATTATTATGagaacaacaacatcatcaccaAAACCAATAAGACAACgtcaaaaaacaattgatgcttttgataaaataaatcaaccaTTAAAACCAAGACAAGCAGCTATTAttgattatgattattatgttGATGAAGATTCAAAGCTATCATTAAAACctgagttgaaaaataaaatttacataacaCCTGTTGGAAGAATTGGTTGTTTAGATCAAGGAACATTTGCACATCCAACATcttgcaaaaa atttataacatgcACACAAAtggctaataaaaaaattacaccaaCTGAGTATACATGTCCAGCTAATTTATCATTCGATCCAGTTGGTGGAATATGCAATTGGTCAGCTGGTATTGGCTgcaataatcattaa